From a single Apostichopus japonicus isolate 1M-3 chromosome 12, ASM3797524v1, whole genome shotgun sequence genomic region:
- the LOC139976945 gene encoding uncharacterized protein isoform X4, protein MGVINPFDVGKLVTPLKQYQLVQAVAKVQEYQTLVDERSELKKPIHTLEGKQTLFIECLRKKTKSWYETMTPLPWKKSCKWMTSELFIACGLVLTDSKSKMKTTDVDQECKLKYTDILTHRRLKSATRIIIEGDPGSGKTMLSSQLAYDWSVGKSSDARMVVFLPLKFVDGMTIIEAIKQFYIPKGKPLNEGDIKAILDQASDERKTCIVLDGLEEYNGRTKDGEPSEVERVMRKEKFPNCTVVLTSRSDFVHDLPRCPMLKLGRFGEEERDQYIANIIPDDREKQQKVKCSVETSALLFDLCSNPLLFVYIVHNIEHLGQIDKPKGQLDSVGPFMEVMVNTLLSLSRSEHSESSESEIMSKSLSEIAFNGLCKGYQQLMWQKSFLNENVSNVKDWIESGILVVEEGVMAREEKHRNKEEAVEEGMVTQDEVIYIDDERREGESSSEAAMIGEGQDDILSIDEECPRDTESSTDNKLNEKEKPFTEMKTSNNPHNLSVQGKSLHTVIQERFADDERREGESSSEAAMIGEGQDDILSIDEENPSDRGSSTDNKLNEKEKPFTERKTTTDLQNLSLQVKFLHKVIQEWFAAKHFSSMLQRSKGQNRHRLFLDRHLPLINPADLHYVLRFTSYLCPENCYLIMEHLHSCYESQKGVVPEYILNCIFLCFIECNTSVRNKRMDNPVRQVCKNIVTIRGGDSRILQQSKVSMLMYAANSKIRIGTLRLVDLIVEVTKATLTFNSNITLECFPTLKVIEVSRWDMRLKVEDFEELIKFITQCKLLNKAFLNFPSPPPSLTGKTLLSSMKKNLTIEWIIGDRIVHTLDKKSGEWPMQFRSTPHQITDFSQPGPSKSSAHSGKTKKAKERTLTPKSVQKQDTEEPGSITTKKKHVNTGSQQIVQTPQITKASQILTQGETAYQVMFKSLRVMLIVNKEGGRLDIPDTGASLEIPSGALEGEQLIQMIIPPHLESESLTFASNSSLVVELLPSNLNLMKPAILTLPHCLVLKKGCEWKAKIYRSHHKDGSEPQWEEQSNTHYKLGEHNCVIEIQRFSWEKFEVDAQIVEAKNIIMYAAGRCCSPDTIYLDIGYYLNLATFEEVSKRNNASLLHEQPTVFYNNGKHLKISLKKFTPMNWTCRRGEKKTQAISFNEVAIAPWIFRIFVLHKTEPKGTDACTCYCKAGQVPDLQNFIFQFKAPEPASVNQPSTSNRQEAARAGTSTAGIEAPDLVVATATIQDLSHKFCDEWRIVGSKLGIGEPKLQTIDTDNRTAQEKVYQMLLTWKQSKGNEATYILLGEALQSAGRKDLQEYLYQQDLRDQQIKFKHKNEDRERSSSKYHLEQKDVEDREKKRVSRKRKRAKHKHHEVKRKSNSPQRKHKHHKLKRKSTSPQMERAKHKHHKFKRKSVSPQRKRAKQYQLDNREKEHQSEEDKGQTSWRQEKEHQSTDEEDKAIQS, encoded by the exons ATGGGAGTCATCAATCCTTTTGATGTTGGCAAACTAGTGACCCCTCTAAAGCAATATCAACTTGTCCAGGCTGTTGCTAAGGTACAGGAGTATCAGACCCTGGTTGATGAAAGGAGCGAGTTAAAGAAACCAATTCATACATTAGAAG GGAAACAAACTTTGTTCATCGAATGTTTGAGGAAAAAGACCAAAAGCTGGTATGAAACTATGACACCATTACCATGGAAAAAATCCTGTAAGTGGATGACATCAGAGCTATTCATTGCCTGTGGTTTGGTTCTTACTGATTCCAAATCAAAGATGAAGACAACAGATGTTGATCAAGAATGTAAGTTAAAATACACAGATATACTTACTCACAGAAGACTCAAATCAGCGACGCGCATCATTATAGAAGGAGATCCAGGTTCTGGTAAGACCATGCTCTCATCTCAGTTAGCCTATGATTGGAGTGTTGGGAAGAGTAGTGATGCTAGAATGGTTGTCTTTCTGCCTTTGAAATTTGTTGATGGCATGACTATTATTGAAGCTATCAAACAGTTTTATATCCCCAAAGGTAAACCTCTTAATGAAGGTGACATTAAAGCTATTCTCGATCAAGCTTCTGATGAAAGAAAAACCTGTATAGTACTTGATGGATTAGAAGAGTACAATGGCAGGACGAAGGATGGAGAACCTTCCGAGGTAGAGCGAGTGATGAGAAAGGAGAAATTCCCAAATTGTACAGTAGTGTTAACATCTCGGTCAGATTTTGTGCATGACCTTCCTCGGTGTCCAATGTTGAAATTAGGAAGATTTGGTGAGGAAGAGAGAGACCAGTACATTGCTAATATTATCCCGGATGACAGAGaaaagcaacagaaagttaaatgCAGTGTTGAGACTTCTGCATTGCTTTTTGATCTTTGCAGTAATCCACTGCTCTTtgtttatattgtccacaatatagAACACTTGGGACAAATAGACAAACCCAAAGGTCAACTGGACAGCGTGGGGCCATTTATGGAAGTAATGGTGAATACTTTGCTTTCCCTTTCTAGATCTGAGCACTCTGAGAGCTCAGAAAGTGAAATAATGTCCAAAAGCTTATCAGAAATAGCCTTTAATGGACTATGCAAAGGGTACCAACAACTTATGTGGCAAAAAAGTTTTCTCAATGAAAATGTGTCTAATGTCAAGGATTGGATAGAGTCAGGCATTCTGGTTGTAGAAGAAGGGGTGATGGCAAGGGAAGAGAAACACCGAAACAAAGAAGAGGCAGTGGAAGAAGGAATGGTAACCCAAGATGAGGTAATATATATTGATGATGAGAGGAGAGAGGGTGAGAGTTCGTCTGAAGCAGCAATGATTGGAGAAGGGCAAGATGACATATTATCTATTGATGAGGAGTGTCCAAGGGATACAGAAAGTTCAACTGATAATAAGCTCAATGAAAAAGAGAAGCCTTTTACTGAAATGAAAACTAGCAACAATCCTCATAATTTGTCAGTGCAGGGAAAGTCTTTACATACAGTGATCCAAGAACGGTTTGCTGATGATGAGAGGAGAGAGGGTGAGAGTTCGTCTGAAGCAGCAATGATTGGAGAAGGACAAGATGACATATTATCTATTGATGAGGAGAATCCAAGTGATAGAGGAAGTTCAACTGATAATAAGCTCAATGAAAAAGAGAAGCCTTTTACTGAAAGGAAAACTACCACAGATCTTCAGAatttgtctctgcaggttaaGTTTTTACATAAAGTGATCCAAGAATGGTTCGCTGCTAAACACTTTTCATCGATGCTTCAACGGTCAAAGGGACAAAACCGTCATCGATTGTTTCTTGACAGACACCTTCCACTGATCAATCCTGCCGACCTTCACTATGTTCTTCGCTTCACAAGCTATCTTTGTCCTGAGAATTGTTATCTCATCATGGAACATCTTCACAGTTGTTATGAATCACAAAAGGGTGTGGTTCCAGAATACATATTGAACTGTATTTTCCTTTGCTTTATTGAGTGCAATACTTCAGTCCGAAACAAGAGAATGGATAACCCTGTACGGCAGGTCTGTAAGAACATTGTAACAATCCGAGGTGGAGATAGCAGAATACTGCAACAGTCTAAGGTCTCAATGCTCATGTATGCAGCAAATTCAAAG ATTCGTATTGGAACTTTAAGACTGGTTGATCTGATTGTTGAGGTAACAAAAGCAACGTTAACCTTCAACAGCAATATTACTTTAGAATGTTTTCCTACTTTGAAAGTGATTGAAGTATCAAGATGGGACATGAGGCTGAAAGTGGAAGACTTTGAGGAGCTGATTAAATTCATCACTCAATGTAAACTATTGAATAAAGCTTT TTTGAACTTCCCGAGTCCGCCACCATCACTTACAGGCAAGACGCTACTCTCCTCTATGAAGAAGAACCTAACAA TTGAGTGGATAATTGGAGACAGAATAGTCCATACATTGGACAAGAAATCTGGAGAGTGGCCG ATGCAGTTTAGGAGTACTCCTCATCAGATTACAG ACTTCTCACAACCTGGGCCAAGTAAATCATCTGCACATTCGGGGAAGACAAAGAAAGCTAAAGAAAGGACGTTGACTCCCAAATCAGTACAGAAACAAGATACTGAAGAACCCGGTAGCATTACTACAAAGAAGAAACACGTCAATACTGGCTCACAACAAATAGTGCAAACACCACAAATCACAAA ggcTTCCCAGATATTGACACAAGGAGAAACGGCAT ATCAAGTGATGTTCAAATCCCTGAGGGTAATGCTAATTGTCAACAAGGAAGGAGGAAGATTGGACATTCCCGATACTGGGGCCAGCTTGGAAATACCTTCTGGGGCTCTAGAAGGGGAACAGTTAATTCAGATGATTATTCCACCCCATCTCGAAAGTGAATCACTTACATTCGCTAGTAACTCGTCACTGGTGGTTGAGCTTCTGCCTAGCAACCTGAATCTTATGAAGCCAGCCATATTGACTCTACCTCATTGCTTGGTTCTTAAGAAAGGATGTGAATGGAAAGCAAAGATATATAGAAGTCATCATAAAGATG GTAGCGAGCCACAATGGGAGGAGCAGTCCAATACTCATTATAAGCTGGGTGAGCACAATTGTGTGATTGAGATTCAACGTTTTAGCTGGGAGAAATTTGAAGTTGATGCCCAAATAGTTGAAGCCAAGAACATCATCATGTATGCTGCTGGACGCTGTTGTTCACCGGACACCATTTATCTCGATATTGGCTATTACTTGAATTTAGCAACTTTTGAAGAG GTTTCCAAACGTAACAATGCAAGTTTGCTACATGAACAACCCACAGTTTTTTACAATAATgggaaacatttgaaaatttcattAAAGAAATTTACACCAATGAATTGGACTTGCaggagaggggaaaaaaagacacAG GCAATATCCTTTAATGAAGTTGCCATTGCGCCATGGATTTTTCGCATATTTGTGCTACACAAAACAGAACCTAAGGGAACAGATGCATGCACATGTTATTGCAAAGCTGGCCAAGTTCCAGATCTTCAGAACTTCATCTTCCAGTTCAAG GCTCCTGAACCTGCAAGTGTTAATCAGCCCAGCACATCAAACAGACAGGAAGCTGCAAGAGCGGGAACATCCACAGCCGGAATAGAAGCACCAGACCTTGTTGTCGCAACTGCTACCATCCAG GATTTGTCTCACAAATTTTGTGATGAATGGCGGATTGTTGGCAGTAAACTTGGAATTGGAGAACCAAAGCTTCAGACCATCGACACAGATAACAGAACAGCACAGGAAAAAGTGTATCAGATGTTATTAACATGGAAGCAGTCAAAAGGAAATGAAGCAACTTATATACTACTAGGAGAGGCTTTGCAATCAGCTGGTCGAAAGGACCTGCAAGAGTATTTATACCAACAAG ACTTAAGAGATCAACAGATAAAATTTAAACACAAAAATGAAGATAGAGAAAGAAGTTCAAGCAAATACCACTTAGAGCAGAAAGATGTTGAAGACAGGGAGAAAAAGAGGGTCAGTCGGAAGAGGAAGAGGGCAAAGCACAAGCATCATGAAGTCAAGAGAAAGAGCAACAGTCCGCAGAGGAAGCACAAGCATCATAAATTAAAGAGAAAGAGCACCAGTCCGCAGATGGAGAGGGCAAAGCACAAGCATCATAAATTCAAGAGAAAGAGCGTCAGTCCACAGAGGAAAAGGGCAAAGCAATACCAGCTTGACAACAGAGAGAAAGAGCATCAGTCGGAAGAGGACAAAGGACAGACATCGTGGAGGCAAGAGAAAGAGCACCAGTCCACAGATGAAGAGGACAAAGCAATACAATCTTGA